A single window of Oncorhynchus keta strain PuntledgeMale-10-30-2019 chromosome 34, Oket_V2, whole genome shotgun sequence DNA harbors:
- the LOC118366661 gene encoding putative methyltransferase DDB_G0268948 isoform X2, which yields MTYRMFEEKHHASIYQRYHFVPPEEIRDIILHYLERKNVQPHALAVDLGCGTGQNSRLMAPHFQEVVGIDISECQLEEARAVAGFNNITYRKGTAEELPFPDASVDLLTAASAVHWFDQQRFLLEAGRVLKPCGCMALLGFDDNFRLHYGSCGDRLTDICDEFKKVLLPYTSTQVTMANIKLQELYTAIPFPDKERVECIPLKQQISVRNIVGFMESFSMYQAFQRAEPDAATALLQRTLDRFLKEMGVTSPDTLMEVTLEYFCVLASKPE from the exons ATGACCTACCGGATGTTTGAGGAGAAACACCATGCCTCCATCTACCAGAGGTACCACTTTGTACCCCCAGAGGAGATCAGAGACATCATCCTGCATTACCTGGAAAGGAAG AATGTCCAGCCTCATGCCCTAGCTGTGGACCTGGGCTGTGGGACAGGGCAGAACTCACGCCTGATGGCCCCACACTTCCAGGAAGTGGTGGGCATTGACATCAGCGAGTGCCAACTGGAGGAGGCCAGGGCAGTGGCAGGATTCAACAACATCACCTACAG GAAAGGGACAGCTGAGGAGCTGCCGTTTCCGGATGCTTCTGTGGACCTACTGACTGCAGCCTCAGCGGTCCATTGGTTTGACCAGCAGCGGTTCCTCTTGGAGGCAGGCCGGGTCCTGAAGCCTTGTGGCTGCATGGCTCTGCTTGGCTTTGATGATAACTTCAGACTCCATTACGGCTCATGTGGGGACAGACTCACTGACATCTGTGATGAG TTCAAGAAGGTGCTGTTACCATACACCAGCACACAGGTAACAATGGCCAACATCAAACTACAGGAGCTTTACACTGCTATCCCCTTCCCTGACAAAGAGAG GGTTGAGTGTATCCCACTGAAGCAGCAGATCTCAGTGAGGAACATAGTGGGCTTCATGGAGTCCTTCTCCATGTACCAGGCCTTCCAGAGGGCCGagcctgatgctgccaccgcACTGCTGCAGAGAACACTTGACAG GTTTCTGAAGGAGATGGGAGTCACATCACCAGACACACTCATGGAAGTGACGCTGGAGTATTTCTGTGTCCTGGCGTCTAAACCGGAGTGA
- the LOC118366661 gene encoding putative methyltransferase DDB_G0268948 isoform X1, with protein sequence MTYRMFEEKHHASIYQRYRFVPPEEIRDIILHYLERKNVQPHALAVDLGCGTGQNSRLMAPHFQEVVGIDISECQLEEARAVAGFNNITYRKGTAEELPFPDASVDLLTAASAVHWFDQQRFLLEAGRVLKPCGCMALLGFDDNFRLHYGSCGDRLTDICDEFKKVLLPYTSTQVTMANIKLQELYTAIPFPDKERVECIPLKQQISVRNIVGFMESFSMYQAFQRAEPDAATALLQRTLDRFLKEMGVTSPDTLMEVTLEYFCVLASKPE encoded by the exons ATGACCTACCGCATGTTTGAGGAGAAACACCATGCCTCCATCTACCAGAGGTACCGCTTTGTACCCCCAGAGGAGATCAGAGACATCATCCTGCATTACCTGGAAAGGAAG AATGTCCAGCCTCATGCCCTAGCTGTGGACCTGGGCTGTGGGACAGGGCAGAACTCACGCCTGATGGCCCCACACTTCCAGGAAGTGGTGGGCATTGACATCAGCGAGTGCCAACTGGAGGAGGCCAGGGCAGTGGCAGGATTCAACAACATCACCTACAG GAAAGGGACAGCTGAGGAGCTGCCGTTTCCGGATGCTTCTGTGGACCTACTGACTGCAGCCTCAGCGGTCCATTGGTTTGACCAGCAGCGGTTCCTCTTGGAGGCAGGCCGGGTCCTGAAGCCTTGTGGCTGCATGGCTCTGCTTGGCTTTGATGATAACTTCAGACTCCATTACGGCTCATGTGGGGACAGACTCACTGACATCTGTGATGAG TTCAAGAAGGTGCTGTTACCATACACCAGCACACAGGTAACAATGGCCAACATCAAACTACAGGAGCTTTACACTGCTATCCCCTTCCCTGACAAAGAGAG GGTTGAGTGTATCCCACTGAAGCAGCAGATCTCAGTGAGGAACATAGTGGGCTTCATGGAGTCCTTCTCCATGTACCAGGCCTTCCAGAGGGCCGagcctgatgctgccaccgcACTGCTGCAGAGAACACTTGACAG GTTTCTGAAGGAGATGGGAGTCACATCACCAGACACACTCATGGAAGTGACGCTGGAGTATTTCTGTGTCCTGGCGTCTAAACCGGAGTGA